In Oncorhynchus mykiss isolate Arlee chromosome 19, USDA_OmykA_1.1, whole genome shotgun sequence, the sequence tgttctgtctgtttatacatggtttattactgatgtctaatacacagtattaccctgttctgtctgtttatacatggtttattactgatgtataatacacagtattaccctgttctgtctgtttatacatggtttattactgatgtctaatacacagtattaccctgttctgtccgTTTATACATGGTATATTACTGATGTcaaatacacagtattaccctgttctctctgtttatacatggtttattactgatgtctaatacacagtattaccctgttctgtctgtttatacatggtttattactgactgtttatacaaagtattaccctgttctgtctgtttatacctgTTTTATTACTGcctgttaatacacagtattaccctgttctgtatgtttatacatggtttattactgactattaatacacagtattaccctgttctgtctgtttatacatggtttattactgactgttaatatgcagtattaccctgttctgtctgtttatacatggtttattactgatgtctaatacacagtattaccctgttctgtctgtttatacatggtttattactgatgtctaatacacagtattaccctgttctctctgtttatacatggtttattactgatgtctaatacacagtattaccctgttctgtctgtttatacatggtttattactgactgtttatacaaagtattaccctgttctgtctgtttatacctggttaattactgactgttaatacacagtattaccctgttctctcagtttatacatggtttattactgactgttaatacatagtattaccctgttctgtctgtttatacttgGTTTATTACTTATgtataatacacagtattaccctgttctgtctgtttatacatggtttattactgatgtctaatacacagtattaccctgttctgtccgTTTATACATGGtatattactgatgtctaatacacagtattaccctgttctctctgtttatacatggtttattactgatgtctaatacacagtattaccctgttctgtctgtttatacatggtttattactgactgtttatacaaagtattaccctgttctgtctgtttatacctgTTTTATTACTGCCTGTTAacacacagtattaccctgttctgtatgtttatacatggtttattactgactattaatacacagtatttccctgttctgtctgtttatacatggtttattactgactgttaatatgcagtattaccctgttctgtctgtttatacatggtttattactgatgtctaatacacagtattaccctgttctgtctgtttatacatggtttattactgatgtctaatacacagtattaccctgttctgtctgtttatagatggtttattactgactgttaatacacatTATTacgctgttctctctgtttatacatggtttattactgatgtctaatacacagtattatccttttctgtctgtttatacatggtttattactgatgtctaatacacagtattaccctgttctctctgtttatacatggtttattactgatgtcgaatacacagtattaccctgttctctctgtttatacatggtgtATTACTGATGAcgaatacacagtattaccctgttctctctgtttatacatcgtttattactgatgtctaatacaaagtgttaccctgttctgtctgtttatacatggtttattactgactgttaatacacagtattaccctgttctgtctgtttatagatggtttattactgactgttaatacacagtattaccctgttctgtctgtttatacatggtttattactgactgttaatacacagtattacgctgttctctctgtttatacatggtttattactgatgtctaatacacagtattatccttttctgtctgtttatacatggtttattactgatgtctaatacacagtattaccctgttctgtctgtttatacatggtttattactgactgttaatacacagtattaccctggtctctctgtttatacatggtttattactgatgtctaatacacagtattaccctgttctgtctgtttatacatggtttattattgACTGTTAAgactgttctgcccctgaaccggcagttaacccactgttcctaggccgtcattgaaaataacaatttgttctgacttgcctagttaaaggttaaataaaaaaatacaaagtaTAACCCTGTGATCTCTCAATTACTATGAATTTCACAAACATGTAGAGGCCCCTGGATGGAAATTCATAAGTGGTTTTAAAAATCAGTTTTAACTTTAGATGACATCATCATGTGATACTTTCTTAGGACCTTTTCTTCTTATGTAATTGTGTCTTACCATCTCTGCTGCCTCCTCCTTCTTGTCAACGTGTTCACCTGATACCTCCTCTGCTGGGTCTAGAATGGAGGGTGAGATATAGTACTGTAGATCAGCATACATGCAGATAGTGGTTAGTTTGCAGACTGCTTATGAACTGTTGAATTGTTGTGTATTGTATATTTATACTCAAATAGCTGCATCTTTTTGATGAACAACTTGCCTCGAGACTGAGGAGCTGGTCTTGTCAAAGTGTCTGGGTTTGCTGCTGGTAGAGGGGCCACAACACACTGTTGCTTTGTCTTTCCTTTCTGCACCTCCTCCTGTAGCTGGCTGATCTGCTGCTGCATCTGTTGCTGCATGGATTGCATTGCCTGTTGCATTGACTGCTGTTGATTTAACATGAAGCCCTGTAGCATGACTCCTAGTGCTGCCATACCATCAGGAGTACCAGTGTTGTGAACAGGTGTGGTGTCTCTTCCATCCCCTTCACCACCTGTTGCACCAGGTGACTCCTCATCATCAGGCCTCTCCATCACTTTAACCCCACCAGGAGGGGAATCCCACCACCTAAAGAGGGACGGGCTGCAGCAGTCTTCTAAAGTCTGACAGGGAAAACATAATATAGTTTTTACAGTTTCTCAAAGTAAAAACCTTGTCAGTGGTTTAGTCTCAAAACAAATATAATGAGTGGATGATCAACAAACACCAAAGACAGATCTCAAATTAGTCACATGTTGTTCTCCTAAAACTGGCTGTCAGTGGTATTGCATTGCCCCTGAATATTTAGCAACATTTTTGGTACATTACAAAACAACTGTTTTCCAACAATTccttgaaatatccaatacacAGTCAAAAGGATTATAAAGCATTTCTGCAGGCTTTAAAATGGCTAACAAGCATGAAGATGGCAGAATACAGATATGATGTCATTGTTTTAACACTATAAGCACAGTTTTTTAACAATGGCACACGACATGTTTCAATGTGACAATAAATCAGCACAATCTATATTCTCGGTTTTAAAATCACAGCCTTCTgggagctagaatagagatcatccatactctaggagctagaatagagatcgCCCATACTTTAGAAGCTAGAATAGAGATCGCCCATACTTTAGAAGCTAGAATAGAGATCGCCCATACTTTAGAAGCTAGAATAGAGATCAtccatactttaggagctagaatagagatcgcccatactttaggagctagaatagagatcatccatactttaggagctagaatagagatcgcccatactttaggagctagaatagagatcgcccatactttaggagctagaatagagattatccatactttaggagctagaatagagatcatccatactttaggagctagaatagagatcatCCATACTTTAGAGGCTAGAATAGAGATCATCCATAATctaggagctagaatagagatcatccataatctaggagctagaatagagatcatccatactttaggagctagaatagagatcatccatactttaggagctagaatagagatcatccatactttaggagctagaatagaaatcgcccatactttaggagctagaatagagattatccatactttaggagctagaatagagattatccatactttaggagctagaatagagattatccatactttaggagctagaatagagatcgcccatactttaggagctagaatagagattatccatactttaggagctagaatagagatcatccatactttaggagctagaatagagattatccatactttaggagctagaatagagatcgcccatactttaggagctagaatagagattatccatactttaggagctagaatagagatcgcccatactttaggagctagaatagagattatccatactttaggagctagaatagagatcatccatactttaggagctagaatagagatcgCCCATACTTTAGAAGCTAGAATAGAGATCAtccatactttaggagctagaatagagatcgcccatactttaggagctagaatagagatcatccataatttaggagctagaatagagatcgcccatactttaggagctagaatagagatcgcccatactttaggagctagaatagagattatccatactttaggagctagaatagagatcatccatactttaggagctagaatagagatcatCCATACTTTAGAAGCTAGAATAGAGATCATCCATAATctaggagctagaatagagatcatccataatctaggagctagaatagagatcatccatactttaggagctagaatagagatcatccatactttaggagctagaatagagatcgcccatactttaggagctagaatagattatccatactttaggagctagaatagagattatccatactttaggagctagaatagagattaaccatactttaggagctagaatagagattatccatactttaggagctagaatagagatcgcccatactttaggagctagaatagagatcatccatactttaggagctagaatagagatcgcccatactttaggagctagaatagagattatccatactttaggagctagaatagagatcgcccatactttaggagctagaatagagattatccatactttaggagctagaatagagatcgcccatactttaggagctagaatagagatcacccatactttaggagctagaatagagatcatccatactttaggagctagaatagagatcatccatactctaggagctagaatagagatcatccatactttaggagctagaatagagatcatccatactttaggagctagaatagagatcatccatactttaggagctagaatagagattatccatactttaggagctagaatagagattatccatactttaggagctagaatagagattatccatactttaggagctagaatagagattatccatactttaggagctagaatagagatcgcccatactttaggagctagaatagagattatccatactttaggagctagaatagagatcgcccatactttaggagctagaatagagattatccatactttaggagctagaatagagattatccatactttaggagctagaatagagattatccatactttaggagctagaatagagatcgcccatactttaggagctagaatagagatcgcccatactttaggagctagaatagagatcatccatactttaggagctagaatagagatcatccatactctaggagctagaatagagatcatccatactttaggagctagaatagagatcatccatactttaggagctagaatagagatcatccatactttaggagctagaatagagattatccatactttaggagctagaatagagattatccatactttaggagctagaatagagattatccatactttaggagctagaatagagattatccatactttaggagctagaatagagatcgcccatactttaggagctagaatagagattatccatactttaggagctagaatagCGATCGCccatactttaggagctagaatagagattatccatactttaggagctagaCTAGAGATTAtccatactttaggagctagaatagagattatccatactttaggagctagaatagagatcgcccatactttaggagctagaatagagattgcccatactttaggagctagaatagagatcatccatactttaggagctagaatagagatcatccatactctaggagctagaatagagatcatccatactttaggagctagaatagagatcatccatactttaggagctagaatagagatcatccatactttaggagctagaatagagattatccatactttaggagctagaatagagattatccatactttaggagctagaatagagattatccatactttaggagctagaatagagattatccatactttaggagctagaatagagatcgcccatactttaggagctagaatagagattatccatactttaggagctagaatagagatcgcccatactttaggagctagaatagagattaTCCATACTTTAGGAGCAAGAATAGAGATTAtccatactttaggagctagaatagagatcatccatactttaggagctagaatagagatcgcccatactttaggagctagaatagagattatccatactttaggagctagaatagagattatccatactttaggagctagaatagagatcgcccatactttaggagctagaatagagattatccatactttaggagctagaatagagattatccatactttaggagctagaatagagatcatccatactttaggagctagaatagagatcatccatactttaggagctagaatagagatcatccatactttaggagctagaatagagatcatccataatctaggagctagaatagagatcatccatactctaggagctagaatagagatcgcccatactttaggagctagaatagagatcccccatactttaggagctagaatagagatcgcccatactttaggagctagaatagatatcatccatactttaggagctagaatagagatcatccatactttaggagctagaatagagatcatccatactctaggagctagaatagagatcatccatactttaggagctagaatagagatcatccatactctaggagctagaatagagatcatccatactttaggagctagaatagagatcatccatactctaggagctagaatagagatcatccatactttaggagctagaatagagatcatccatactttaggagctagaatagagatcgcccatactttaggagctagaatagagattaTCCATACTctaggagctagaatagagatcatccatactttaggagctagaatagagattatccatactttaggagctagaatagagatcatccatactttaggagctagaatagagatcgcccatactttaggagctagaatagagatcatccatactttaggagctagaatagagatcgcccatactttaggagctagaatagagatcatccataatttaggagctagaatagagatcgcccatactttaggagctagaatagagatcatccatactctaggagctagaatagagatcatccatactttaggagctagaatagagatcatccatactttaggagctagaatagagatcatccatactctaggagctagaatagagatcatCCATACTCTAGGAACTAGAATAGAGAACAtccatactttaggagctagaatagagatcatCCATACTTTAGAAGCTAGAATAGAGATCAtccatactttaggagctagaatagagatcatccatactttaggagctagaatagagatcatccataatctaggagctagaatagagatcatccatactttaggagctagaatagagaaCATCCAAACTTTAGGAGCTAGAAAAAAGAccgcaattgagattctccccatGACGCCATATGGTGAGTAAAGAGTGTAAAAATATTGGCAGCTGCTCTAAATTGATCTTATAGACAAACACGTACCAGTGAGTCTACAGCATTACAGTTAAAACTGGCCTTCCTGCTAACTGATTTAAGGTAGAGTGGTAAGAGATCTTGTGATAGTTACAGTCTTAAAGAAGCATGGTAATGTGTGTCTAGTGAGTGCAGGTAAGAAAAAAGAAAGTGTACAATTTTACGTATTGGAtccttaaaaaatacaacttCTACATTTCCCTGCTGTTTACCTctaaaatgggctgatggtgaagtaggCATACTcagtattcatatcacaaaagatATAAATAAGcgctccacaatgaatttcaatagaaaacttgtaaaaatagacaagatactgcaaccatggagaggtaaatacctgtctatttatggaaaaaaatgccttgattaactccttagtcatatctcagtttactcacttacttatggcgtTGCTTACTCCTGATGATcagtttttcaaatcatatgagcaaaaaatattttgctttatctgggacgctaaaccagacaaaataaaacatgcctatctatataatgaatgtgatttgggtgggttgagatgattaaatataaaagcactaaactctctaaaagcttcactcattcaaaagttgtacttgaaccctaaatggttttcaagtagattactaagaaaatcTCATCCATTGTTAAacaatggcctttttgcctttgtgcagattgccatgtatCATTATCAATTAATTGAAAGTaatacttttttcaaagtatctctctttttcaaacaagcattgcagagagCTGGCTAccatttcaatttcatccccatgaaaagatagaacaaatattatggctgaactcaaatgtgctggttgataaaatacctgtatttatgggaaagttgtttgaaaatagtattttgttcttaaattatattgtaaattgtaaTGGTAAAGATttgtccttcatggagttatcagaattgtacgggaaggtctgctcaatccaagagtacaaccaattgattacaacattaccccaaaaatggaggaggtggGTGGCAGCAGTAGGAGGTAGGGAACTGATCTGTCTGCCCAATATgaaggatcaaaactggcggaggaataaaaatagcataaataggaaagtttATCAGTTTCacttgaggaccaggatgttgacaactgtgccatacagattgtaaaatagttgggaagagatttttgatgtactgattccatggTACAGGATGTATGAGTTGATGtataaaacaacgcaagattcaagacttcgtgcttttcagctaaaatgattatatagaattcttgccaacaacaaaatgttgaatatttggggcagaaaatcatcgaagctctgcagattttgttgtgaggatacagaatcaatagaccatttattttggtattgccctcaggcagcctgtttctggtctctggttcaggaatggctgaaaatgcatagcattgatctaaaattgatcctagaaatagtactgttaggagatctggagagaccgggtcagtcaattactaatactcttagtagaAGTGTTTATCTTCAACTCGAAATCTGTGGATTCTtttcgattagatagattgaaattgtacgttaaacatcatagcatagttgaaagatatgtgttgcgtagaaacccgaagttagactactgcaatgctctactttctggctacccggataaagcaatgaatgaacttcagttagtgctaaacacgacTGCTAAAATCTTGACTCGAACCAAAAatatgtatcatattactccagtgctagcttcTCAACAcatggcttcctgttaaggctacggctgatttcaaggttttactgctaacctacaaagcattacatgggcttgctcctacctatctttccgatttggtcctgccgtacatacctacacgtatgctacggtcacaagacgcaggcctccttactgtccctagaatttctaaacaaacagctggaggcagggctttctcctatagagctccattgttatggaacggtctgcctacccatgtgaaagacgcagactcagtctcaaaCTTTAAGTCTTttttgaagactcatctcttcagtaggtcatatgattgagtgtagtctggctcaggagtgtgaaggtgaacggaaaggcactggagcagcgaaccacccttgctgtctctgcctggccggttcccctctctccactgggattatctgcctctaaacctattacaggggctgagtcactggcttactggtgctcttccgtGCCGTCGTTGGGAGGGGTGCGTcgcttgagtgggttgagtcactgatgtggtcttcctgtccgggttggcgccccctcccttgggttgtgctgtgcggatatctttgtgggctatactcggccttgtctcaggatggtaggttggtggttagggatatccctctagtggtgtgggggctgtgctttggaaaagtgggtggggttatatcctgcctgtttggccctgtccgggggtatcgtcggatgggggcacagtgtctcctgacccctcctgtcgtagcctccagtatctatgctgcagtagtttgtgtcgggggctagggtcagtctgttatatttgGAGTATTTCACCTGTCTTATCCAGTTGTTaggaatagtatgaataaattactAAACAATATacacattttaaatggaactgtaactaagtaaacttatactctgttttattatatctgattaacaatatgagttcataagaagggattgtgtgacacggacaaggagtaattaaatatAACGAACACCATTCCAAAACTAGTCTGGAGAGGAGTGGGTTAAGTAAGCAGATAGggtcgttaacctatggttgaaccgacgaaactgagctctggggtgttttagataaggcagtgagggcattcctaggttttctgttaattagaactgtcagctaagtggtgatcgataatggtgaGGGGTCAAGTGTTAACTCAGTTatgttgtgtgagtgtgttagtgagtTGGAATGAACTTTTAAACTCACTTAATTCTAGGTCGGGAGGAGGGGATTCAATCTAGAAGCAATGAAAGTacgtcatgttattgtatataaactgttgctcgtggtaacgtGGCAGCACGCTCtgagaataaattctgttacctattattgataagactggtctccgtctattttatgcaaacaagaatcttacaaattctcataaaatagattaagggaattcaattaatgaaaacatattggaataattaaattacagtaacaccagtgtcctgtgtgaattgaagtatgATCTCTCtaatctttctttcttttttctctctctctctctcggatgacctgagccctaggaccatgcctgaggagtccttgctgtcctcagtccacatggccgtgctgctgctccagtgtaTTATTGTTTGACcatgttggtcatctatgaacatttgaacatcttggccatgttctattataatctccacccgggacacagccaggagaggactggccaccccacatagcctggttcctctctaggtttcttcctaggttttggcctttctatggagtttttcctagccaccgtgcttctacacctgcatttttttgctgtttgggattttaggctgggtttctgcacagcactttgagatatcagctgattgATGTAAggtctttataaaaaaaaaattaaaattgattaaatacatttgatataatggtgccagacatgcacacaaacatataaagtaggcattgctgttatgattttagttgtccttgatgtcctttgttttaaatgtattattattatgtttgtttttttttgcattgttgtttgctgttttcttctgtcttttccttttatCTCtgtagttcattctcttggttgggggactgtgggaggggtctcgaatggttgagggacagctattggggaactaggggggggggggatcttggagggttcggatAAGAAATTGTtttaaagaaaagaaaaaagaaaaacaaatggTATTCTCTAGAACAATAAATGGGCTTGTTTTGCAAGGTGACCATCTGAAGCAGTGTAGTTGGTTGCTTTCTTGTTTGTGAGAATACCATTAGTTTAGTATTCTCTgcatttaaaggggcaatcagcagttgctacatc encodes:
- the LOC110510381 gene encoding uncharacterized protein LOC110510381: MTVDPQLSRQAKTLEDCCSPSLFRWWDSPPGGVKVMERPDDEESPGATGGEGDGRDTTPVHNTGTPDGMAALGVMLQGFMLNQQQSMQQAMQSMQQQMQQQISQLQEEVQKGKTKQQCVVAPLPAANPDTLTRPAPQSRDPAEEVSGEHVDKKEEAAEMDIEEKEPVPKARQSKPRKEDSSGETTQEEDPVTLTTQVPSSPGKLAQKRLQRFQGPAEEVSCTHVGKNEEKAERPHPEILAPSPYKPEKGLGEYIHQEKQRELKTMFLFRFMSVNN